One window of Centropristis striata isolate RG_2023a ecotype Rhode Island chromosome 23, C.striata_1.0, whole genome shotgun sequence genomic DNA carries:
- the cdv3 gene encoding protein CDV3 homolog isoform X1, with amino-acid sequence MADVPPEKSLDDFFAKRDKKKKKEKGKGKESAAGPTSAVIKKTKREKEKSSKNDNQDAQIEKEDEEWKEFEQKEVDYSGLRLQALQISDEKEEEEYEKEEVGEDGEIILVSGDKVSGPWNKSGAAPPPAAAPVEEVEEPESKPAGVYRPPGARLTTTRRAPTQGPPEIFSDTQFPSLLSTAKHVETRKDREMEKTFEVVKHRNRGREETGGTSMPQHLQLDNQYAILGDK; translated from the exons ATGGCGGATGTACCACCAGAGAAGAGCCTGGACGATTTCTTTGCCAAGCGggataaaaagaagaagaaagagaaaggaaagggCAAGGAGTCCGCCGCGGGGCCCACGTCTGCTGTGATTAAAAAGacgaagagagagaaagaaaaatcgTCGAAAAACGACAATCAAGACGCACAGATCGAAAAG GAGGACGAGGAGTGGAAAGAGTTTGAGCAGAAAGAAGTGGATTATAGTGGACTCAGGCTTCAAGCTTTACAGATAAG TGacgagaaagaggaggaggagtacgAGAAGGAGGAGGTTGGTGAGGATGGAGAGATCATTCTGGTCAGCGGGGACAAAGTGTCTGGTCCCTGGAACAAGTCGGGTGCTGCTccgcctcctgctgctgcacctgTGG AGGAAGTAGAGGAGCCTGAGTCGAAGCCTGCTGGTGTATATCGCCCTCCAGGGGCTCGGCTGACCACCACCAGGAGGGCCCCCACCCAGGGGCCCCCTGAGATCTTCAGTGACACACAGTTCCCCTCTCTACTCTCCACCGCCAAGCATGTGGAGACACGCAA gGACAGAGAAATGGAGAAGACCTTTGAGGTTGTGAAACACAGGAACCGTGGCAGAGAGGAGACCGGCGGCACCTCTATGCCGCAGCACTTGCAGCTTGACAACCAGTACGCCATCCTGGGGGATAAGTAG
- the cdv3 gene encoding protein CDV3 homolog isoform X2, whose translation MADVPPEKSLDDFFAKRDKKKKKEKGKGKESAAGPTSAVIKKTKREKEKSSKNDNQDAQIEKDEEWKEFEQKEVDYSGLRLQALQISDEKEEEEYEKEEVGEDGEIILVSGDKVSGPWNKSGAAPPPAAAPVEEVEEPESKPAGVYRPPGARLTTTRRAPTQGPPEIFSDTQFPSLLSTAKHVETRKDREMEKTFEVVKHRNRGREETGGTSMPQHLQLDNQYAILGDK comes from the exons ATGGCGGATGTACCACCAGAGAAGAGCCTGGACGATTTCTTTGCCAAGCGggataaaaagaagaagaaagagaaaggaaagggCAAGGAGTCCGCCGCGGGGCCCACGTCTGCTGTGATTAAAAAGacgaagagagagaaagaaaaatcgTCGAAAAACGACAATCAAGACGCACAGATCGAAAAG GACGAGGAGTGGAAAGAGTTTGAGCAGAAAGAAGTGGATTATAGTGGACTCAGGCTTCAAGCTTTACAGATAAG TGacgagaaagaggaggaggagtacgAGAAGGAGGAGGTTGGTGAGGATGGAGAGATCATTCTGGTCAGCGGGGACAAAGTGTCTGGTCCCTGGAACAAGTCGGGTGCTGCTccgcctcctgctgctgcacctgTGG AGGAAGTAGAGGAGCCTGAGTCGAAGCCTGCTGGTGTATATCGCCCTCCAGGGGCTCGGCTGACCACCACCAGGAGGGCCCCCACCCAGGGGCCCCCTGAGATCTTCAGTGACACACAGTTCCCCTCTCTACTCTCCACCGCCAAGCATGTGGAGACACGCAA gGACAGAGAAATGGAGAAGACCTTTGAGGTTGTGAAACACAGGAACCGTGGCAGAGAGGAGACCGGCGGCACCTCTATGCCGCAGCACTTGCAGCTTGACAACCAGTACGCCATCCTGGGGGATAAGTAG
- the kif9 gene encoding kinesin-like protein KIF9 isoform X1 codes for MKSHSSEVGVFVRIRPTANFSQDLIECLPDGQTVNIHYRKTSRKPQDTRRGLSSRSFRLEGILQDVSQEELYGRVCRQVVLGALDGYNGTVMCFGQTGAGKTYTMTGSTESYKQRGIIPRALQEVFQELEKRTEHAFSVHLSYLEIYNETLVDLLSSLQGSPHPSPHGMVVMEEPGRGVFVRGLSLHPVHCEDEALNLLFEGEMNRIIGSHALNRSSSRSHCIFTVHIESRSRTLSNAKYLTSKLNLVDLAGSERLKKTGSEGQMFKEAMYINKSLSFLEQAILALADRRRDHIPFRQTKLTHALKDSLGGNCNTVLVANIYGEAAQIEETLSTLRFASRMKCVQTNLSVNEHIDPAAQIKKLQKDVQRLKEELSLYNTSVERPSITYEPLSEAQLAEIHSQVQRYLEGSLEEISIISIRQIQAVFAQFKLAVHREQEQKVKAQLCQTYNLVEKDQGAHTASVKEWDTRGSSEDVEARSLEVSPHSPKNTQRPSSTKAKTKKSRDKQSSTPSKAETFEDFKMGQGREINCILKENKAVLLERRSLLRQLTEEVNAVKREIDCTTAAIQQHMDMRGGQGQYFVMDGESMLQEQDATTLIRLRKLKALYRQRYEVLRDIKAEVNYCQHLVDQCRVRLFSEFENWYKKSFQSTEEQDIMDTTHEQGEDNQSVEQLPYELLPEGCSSESFYNARYRTLGMRNSRVPSFTPAQRKSSSGSGQRRLPPILPVS; via the exons ATGAAGTCTCACAGCAGCGAGGTCGGAGTGTTTGTCCGGATCAGACCAACGGCAAACTTCTCCCAAGATCTCATCGAATGTCTACCTGACGGCCAG ACAGTAAACATCCATTACAGGAAAACCTCCAGGAAGCCCCAGGACACCAGGAGAGGTCTGAGCTCCCGGTCGTTCCGACTGGAAGGCATCCTACAAGATGTATCCCAGGAGGAGTTGTACGGCAGAGTGTGCCGACAGGTGGTACTGGGAGCACTGGATGGTTataatg GTACTGTGATGTGTTTTGGGCAGACAGGTGCAGGAAAGACCTATACCATGACAGGATCCACAGAGTCATACAAGCAAAGAGGCATCATTCCTCGGGCCCTTCAGGAG GTGTTTCAGGAGTTGGAAAAAAGGACTGAGCATGCCTTCTCTGTGCACCTGTCCTACCTGGAGATCTATAATGAGACCTTGGTGGACCTGCTGTCCTCATTGCAAGGCTCACCTCACCCGTCTCCTCACGGCATGGTGGTGATGGAGGAGCCGGGCAGAGGCGTGTTCGTCAGAGGTCTGTCTCTTCACCCTGTCCACTGTGAGGACGAGGCTCTAAACCTGCTGTTTGAG GGTGAGATGAATCGCATTATTGGGTCTCATGCCTTAAACAGGAGCTCCTCCAGGTCCCACTGCATCTTCACTGTGCATATAGAA TCTCGCTCACGGACTCTGTCTAATGCCAAGTACCTCACCTCCAAACTGAATTTGGTGGATTTGGCAGGGTCAGAGAGGCTAAAAAAGACAGGG TCAGAGGGTCAGATGTTCAAGGAAGCCATGTATATCAACAAGTCATTGTCATTCCTGGAGCAGGCAATTCTTGCCCTAGCAGACCGTCGCAGAGACCATATTCCCTTCAGACAGACTAAACTCACACATGCTCTCAAAGATTCACTGG GAGGGAACTGCAACACTGTGCTTGTGGCCAACATCTACGGTGAGGCTGCACAGATAGAAGAAACA CTCTCTACTCTACGTTTTGCCAGCAGAATGAAGTGTGTCCAGACAAATCTGTCTGTTAATGAACACATCGATCCAGCA gctcagatcaagaAACTTCAGAAGGATGTACAGAGGCTGAAAGAGGAATTATCCCTCTATAATACATCG GTGGAGCGGCCGAGCATCACATATGAGCCGTTGTCTGAAGCCCAGCTGGCTGAGATCCACAGCCAGGTTCAGAGGTACCTCGAGGGAAGTCTGGAGGAAATCAGT ATCATAAGTATCAGGCAAATCCAGGCAGTGTTCGCCCAGTTCAAGCTGGCTGTGCA TAGGGAACAGGAACAGAAGGTGAAGGCTCAGCTATGCCAGACCTACAACTTGGTGGAGAAAGACCAAGGTGCTCACACAGCTTCTGTCAAG gAGTGGGATACAAGAGGCAGCAGTGAGGATGTGGAGGCCCGTAGCCTTGAGGTTTCTCCTCATTCACCGAAAAACACCCAGCGTCCAAGTTCGACCAAAGCTAAAACTAAAAAGTCTAGGGACAAACAGAG CTCTACTCCATCCAAAGCGGAGACCTTTGAGGATTTTAAAATGGGTCAAGGCAGAGAGATCAACTGCATCCTAAAAGAGAACAAAGCCGTGCTGCTGGAACGCCGCAGTCTTCTTCGGCAGCTCACTGAGGAGGTCAACGCTGTAAAGAGAGAGATCGACTGCACCACGGCCGCCATACAGCAGCACATGGATATGAGAGGGGGCCAAG GTCAGTATTTTGTTATGGATGGGGAATCAATGCTGCAGGAGCAAGATGCCACTACTCTGATCAGGCTCAGAAAGCTGAAGGCCCTGTACCGACAGAGATATGAGGTGCTACGTGACATCAAGGCAGAGGTTAACTACTGTCAACACCTTGTGGATCAGTGCAGGGTGCGCCTGTTCTCTG AATTTGAGAACTGGTATAAGAAGTCTTTTCAATCAACTGAGGAGCAGGACATAATGGATACAACCCATGAACAA GGGGAGGATAACCAGTCAGTGGAGCAGCTGCCGTATGAGCTTCTTCCTGAAGGCTGCAGCTCTGAATCCTTCTACAACGCTCGCTACAGAACACTGGGAATG AGGAACAGCAGGGTACCGTCCTTCACTCCAGCGCAGAGGAAATCGTCTTCCGGGTCTGGACAAAGACGACTTCCTCCAATTCTACCTGTTAGCTAA
- the kif9 gene encoding kinesin-like protein KIF9 isoform X2, translated as MKSHSSEVGVFVRIRPTANFSQDLIECLPDGQTVNIHYRKTSRKPQDTRRGLSSRSFRLEGILQDVSQEELYGRVCRQVVLGALDGYNGTVMCFGQTGAGKTYTMTGSTESYKQRGIIPRALQEVFQELEKRTEHAFSVHLSYLEIYNETLVDLLSSLQGSPHPSPHGMVVMEEPGRGVFVRGLSLHPVHCEDEALNLLFEGEMNRIIGSHALNRSSSRSHCIFTVHIESRSRTLSNAKYLTSKLNLVDLAGSERLKKTGSEGQMFKEAMYINKSLSFLEQAILALADRRRDHIPFRQTKLTHALKDSLGGNCNTVLVANIYGEAAQIEETLSTLRFASRMKCVQTNLSVNEHIDPAAQIKKLQKDVQRLKEELSLYNTSVERPSITYEPLSEAQLAEIHSQVQRYLEGSLEEISIISIRQIQAVFAQFKLAVQEQEQKVKAQLCQTYNLVEKDQGAHTASVKEWDTRGSSEDVEARSLEVSPHSPKNTQRPSSTKAKTKKSRDKQSSTPSKAETFEDFKMGQGREINCILKENKAVLLERRSLLRQLTEEVNAVKREIDCTTAAIQQHMDMRGGQGQYFVMDGESMLQEQDATTLIRLRKLKALYRQRYEVLRDIKAEVNYCQHLVDQCRVRLFSEFENWYKKSFQSTEEQDIMDTTHEQGEDNQSVEQLPYELLPEGCSSESFYNARYRTLGMRNSRVPSFTPAQRKSSSGSGQRRLPPILPVS; from the exons ATGAAGTCTCACAGCAGCGAGGTCGGAGTGTTTGTCCGGATCAGACCAACGGCAAACTTCTCCCAAGATCTCATCGAATGTCTACCTGACGGCCAG ACAGTAAACATCCATTACAGGAAAACCTCCAGGAAGCCCCAGGACACCAGGAGAGGTCTGAGCTCCCGGTCGTTCCGACTGGAAGGCATCCTACAAGATGTATCCCAGGAGGAGTTGTACGGCAGAGTGTGCCGACAGGTGGTACTGGGAGCACTGGATGGTTataatg GTACTGTGATGTGTTTTGGGCAGACAGGTGCAGGAAAGACCTATACCATGACAGGATCCACAGAGTCATACAAGCAAAGAGGCATCATTCCTCGGGCCCTTCAGGAG GTGTTTCAGGAGTTGGAAAAAAGGACTGAGCATGCCTTCTCTGTGCACCTGTCCTACCTGGAGATCTATAATGAGACCTTGGTGGACCTGCTGTCCTCATTGCAAGGCTCACCTCACCCGTCTCCTCACGGCATGGTGGTGATGGAGGAGCCGGGCAGAGGCGTGTTCGTCAGAGGTCTGTCTCTTCACCCTGTCCACTGTGAGGACGAGGCTCTAAACCTGCTGTTTGAG GGTGAGATGAATCGCATTATTGGGTCTCATGCCTTAAACAGGAGCTCCTCCAGGTCCCACTGCATCTTCACTGTGCATATAGAA TCTCGCTCACGGACTCTGTCTAATGCCAAGTACCTCACCTCCAAACTGAATTTGGTGGATTTGGCAGGGTCAGAGAGGCTAAAAAAGACAGGG TCAGAGGGTCAGATGTTCAAGGAAGCCATGTATATCAACAAGTCATTGTCATTCCTGGAGCAGGCAATTCTTGCCCTAGCAGACCGTCGCAGAGACCATATTCCCTTCAGACAGACTAAACTCACACATGCTCTCAAAGATTCACTGG GAGGGAACTGCAACACTGTGCTTGTGGCCAACATCTACGGTGAGGCTGCACAGATAGAAGAAACA CTCTCTACTCTACGTTTTGCCAGCAGAATGAAGTGTGTCCAGACAAATCTGTCTGTTAATGAACACATCGATCCAGCA gctcagatcaagaAACTTCAGAAGGATGTACAGAGGCTGAAAGAGGAATTATCCCTCTATAATACATCG GTGGAGCGGCCGAGCATCACATATGAGCCGTTGTCTGAAGCCCAGCTGGCTGAGATCCACAGCCAGGTTCAGAGGTACCTCGAGGGAAGTCTGGAGGAAATCAGT ATCATAAGTATCAGGCAAATCCAGGCAGTGTTCGCCCAGTTCAAGCTGGCTGTGCA GGAACAGGAACAGAAGGTGAAGGCTCAGCTATGCCAGACCTACAACTTGGTGGAGAAAGACCAAGGTGCTCACACAGCTTCTGTCAAG gAGTGGGATACAAGAGGCAGCAGTGAGGATGTGGAGGCCCGTAGCCTTGAGGTTTCTCCTCATTCACCGAAAAACACCCAGCGTCCAAGTTCGACCAAAGCTAAAACTAAAAAGTCTAGGGACAAACAGAG CTCTACTCCATCCAAAGCGGAGACCTTTGAGGATTTTAAAATGGGTCAAGGCAGAGAGATCAACTGCATCCTAAAAGAGAACAAAGCCGTGCTGCTGGAACGCCGCAGTCTTCTTCGGCAGCTCACTGAGGAGGTCAACGCTGTAAAGAGAGAGATCGACTGCACCACGGCCGCCATACAGCAGCACATGGATATGAGAGGGGGCCAAG GTCAGTATTTTGTTATGGATGGGGAATCAATGCTGCAGGAGCAAGATGCCACTACTCTGATCAGGCTCAGAAAGCTGAAGGCCCTGTACCGACAGAGATATGAGGTGCTACGTGACATCAAGGCAGAGGTTAACTACTGTCAACACCTTGTGGATCAGTGCAGGGTGCGCCTGTTCTCTG AATTTGAGAACTGGTATAAGAAGTCTTTTCAATCAACTGAGGAGCAGGACATAATGGATACAACCCATGAACAA GGGGAGGATAACCAGTCAGTGGAGCAGCTGCCGTATGAGCTTCTTCCTGAAGGCTGCAGCTCTGAATCCTTCTACAACGCTCGCTACAGAACACTGGGAATG AGGAACAGCAGGGTACCGTCCTTCACTCCAGCGCAGAGGAAATCGTCTTCCGGGTCTGGACAAAGACGACTTCCTCCAATTCTACCTGTTAGCTAA
- the kif9 gene encoding kinesin-like protein KIF9 isoform X3 yields the protein MCFGQTGAGKTYTMTGSTESYKQRGIIPRALQEVFQELEKRTEHAFSVHLSYLEIYNETLVDLLSSLQGSPHPSPHGMVVMEEPGRGVFVRGLSLHPVHCEDEALNLLFEGEMNRIIGSHALNRSSSRSHCIFTVHIESRSRTLSNAKYLTSKLNLVDLAGSERLKKTGSEGQMFKEAMYINKSLSFLEQAILALADRRRDHIPFRQTKLTHALKDSLGGNCNTVLVANIYGEAAQIEETLSTLRFASRMKCVQTNLSVNEHIDPAAQIKKLQKDVQRLKEELSLYNTSVERPSITYEPLSEAQLAEIHSQVQRYLEGSLEEISIISIRQIQAVFAQFKLAVHREQEQKVKAQLCQTYNLVEKDQGAHTASVKEWDTRGSSEDVEARSLEVSPHSPKNTQRPSSTKAKTKKSRDKQSSTPSKAETFEDFKMGQGREINCILKENKAVLLERRSLLRQLTEEVNAVKREIDCTTAAIQQHMDMRGGQGQYFVMDGESMLQEQDATTLIRLRKLKALYRQRYEVLRDIKAEVNYCQHLVDQCRVRLFSEFENWYKKSFQSTEEQDIMDTTHEQGEDNQSVEQLPYELLPEGCSSESFYNARYRTLGMRNSRVPSFTPAQRKSSSGSGQRRLPPILPVS from the exons ATGTGTTTTGGGCAGACAGGTGCAGGAAAGACCTATACCATGACAGGATCCACAGAGTCATACAAGCAAAGAGGCATCATTCCTCGGGCCCTTCAGGAG GTGTTTCAGGAGTTGGAAAAAAGGACTGAGCATGCCTTCTCTGTGCACCTGTCCTACCTGGAGATCTATAATGAGACCTTGGTGGACCTGCTGTCCTCATTGCAAGGCTCACCTCACCCGTCTCCTCACGGCATGGTGGTGATGGAGGAGCCGGGCAGAGGCGTGTTCGTCAGAGGTCTGTCTCTTCACCCTGTCCACTGTGAGGACGAGGCTCTAAACCTGCTGTTTGAG GGTGAGATGAATCGCATTATTGGGTCTCATGCCTTAAACAGGAGCTCCTCCAGGTCCCACTGCATCTTCACTGTGCATATAGAA TCTCGCTCACGGACTCTGTCTAATGCCAAGTACCTCACCTCCAAACTGAATTTGGTGGATTTGGCAGGGTCAGAGAGGCTAAAAAAGACAGGG TCAGAGGGTCAGATGTTCAAGGAAGCCATGTATATCAACAAGTCATTGTCATTCCTGGAGCAGGCAATTCTTGCCCTAGCAGACCGTCGCAGAGACCATATTCCCTTCAGACAGACTAAACTCACACATGCTCTCAAAGATTCACTGG GAGGGAACTGCAACACTGTGCTTGTGGCCAACATCTACGGTGAGGCTGCACAGATAGAAGAAACA CTCTCTACTCTACGTTTTGCCAGCAGAATGAAGTGTGTCCAGACAAATCTGTCTGTTAATGAACACATCGATCCAGCA gctcagatcaagaAACTTCAGAAGGATGTACAGAGGCTGAAAGAGGAATTATCCCTCTATAATACATCG GTGGAGCGGCCGAGCATCACATATGAGCCGTTGTCTGAAGCCCAGCTGGCTGAGATCCACAGCCAGGTTCAGAGGTACCTCGAGGGAAGTCTGGAGGAAATCAGT ATCATAAGTATCAGGCAAATCCAGGCAGTGTTCGCCCAGTTCAAGCTGGCTGTGCA TAGGGAACAGGAACAGAAGGTGAAGGCTCAGCTATGCCAGACCTACAACTTGGTGGAGAAAGACCAAGGTGCTCACACAGCTTCTGTCAAG gAGTGGGATACAAGAGGCAGCAGTGAGGATGTGGAGGCCCGTAGCCTTGAGGTTTCTCCTCATTCACCGAAAAACACCCAGCGTCCAAGTTCGACCAAAGCTAAAACTAAAAAGTCTAGGGACAAACAGAG CTCTACTCCATCCAAAGCGGAGACCTTTGAGGATTTTAAAATGGGTCAAGGCAGAGAGATCAACTGCATCCTAAAAGAGAACAAAGCCGTGCTGCTGGAACGCCGCAGTCTTCTTCGGCAGCTCACTGAGGAGGTCAACGCTGTAAAGAGAGAGATCGACTGCACCACGGCCGCCATACAGCAGCACATGGATATGAGAGGGGGCCAAG GTCAGTATTTTGTTATGGATGGGGAATCAATGCTGCAGGAGCAAGATGCCACTACTCTGATCAGGCTCAGAAAGCTGAAGGCCCTGTACCGACAGAGATATGAGGTGCTACGTGACATCAAGGCAGAGGTTAACTACTGTCAACACCTTGTGGATCAGTGCAGGGTGCGCCTGTTCTCTG AATTTGAGAACTGGTATAAGAAGTCTTTTCAATCAACTGAGGAGCAGGACATAATGGATACAACCCATGAACAA GGGGAGGATAACCAGTCAGTGGAGCAGCTGCCGTATGAGCTTCTTCCTGAAGGCTGCAGCTCTGAATCCTTCTACAACGCTCGCTACAGAACACTGGGAATG AGGAACAGCAGGGTACCGTCCTTCACTCCAGCGCAGAGGAAATCGTCTTCCGGGTCTGGACAAAGACGACTTCCTCCAATTCTACCTGTTAGCTAA